Proteins encoded in a region of the Tribolium castaneum strain GA2 chromosome 7, icTriCast1.1, whole genome shotgun sequence genome:
- the LOC655021 gene encoding alpha-tocopherol transfer protein-like, which produces MDLLRVTPDERAQILDVYKIGESQIKQDIEIIQTWKSKRPHLVAPLSDDFIEKLLIKNKFSVERCKEKIENYYTLRGANLDLVADWEKIVPSKLALTCLPLPHVTKDCERIVIMQLINPDPKAYDAVKTLKLTLAISELMLRYDGSLGIRFLIDFKGFTLAHLATLNPMVMLRYNNMVEKGYSLRILGLEFVNCPSYVNKISALFKMFLRPKIYQRIKLHENLDSLHESIPKEYLPIEYEGTRGNISDLLGKWDSEMEKQRDFLSQCLKIVSNEELRPPEMQENDMFGMGGTFKTLSVD; this is translated from the exons atggacTTACTTCGAGTGACGCCAGACGAAAGGGCCCAAATTTTGGACGTCTACAAAATTGGTGAATCACAAATTAAGCAAGACATTGAAATTATCCAAACATGGAAGTCTAAACGGCCACATTTAGTGGCACCGTTAAGTG acgattttattgaaaaactgttaataaaaaataaattcagtgTTGAGCGGTGTAAAGAAAAGATTGAAAATTACTACACACTGCGTGGCGCAAATTTAGATTTGGTCGCAGattgggaaaaaattgttcCATCCAAACTGGCGTT GACATGTTTGCCGCTTCCCCATGTAACCAAAGACTGTGAACGTATTGTCATAATGCAGTTAATAAACCCTGACCCTAAAGCCTATGATGCAGTAAAAACTTTGAAACTAACACTGGCCATAAGCGAATTAATGTTACGATATGATGGTAGTTTGGGAATTCGATTTTTGATCGACTTCAAAGGCTTCACGTTAGCTCACTTGGCCACATTGAATCCGATGGTTATGTTACGGTACAATAACATGGTTGAG aaagggTACTCGCTCCGAATTTTGGGCTTGGAATTTGTCAACTGTCCCTCGTATGTGAATAAAATTTCGGCACTGTTTAAAATGTTTCTACGCCCGAAAATATACCAAAGG ATCAAATTGCATGAAAATTTGGATTCGCTTCATGAATCAATCCCGAAAGAGTATTTGCCGATTGAATATGAGGGTACCAGGGGAAATATTTCTGATTTGTTGG gcAAATGGGATTCCGAGATGGAAAAACAACGAGACTTTTTATCTcagtgtttaaaaattgtgtcaaaTGAAGAACTGCGACCACCTGAAATGCAGGAAAATGACATGTTTGGGATGGGAGGAACTTTCAAGACACTTTCGGTTGAttag